In Monodelphis domestica isolate mMonDom1 chromosome 1, mMonDom1.pri, whole genome shotgun sequence, the sequence GGTAGTGGGAGAGTAGTTTTTGTAAacatattttgatttctttcaggACCTTATTTGAAGCAAAATTTTGGTACACCTAGATCCTTTGAGTTGACATCAAGACACGAATCCTGttttgtttggggtttgttttttgttatgtTTACTTCATTTTAGATTTGAGTGTGTATTTTCCCAAGTCTCTCATACCTGTAAATATTTTGTGAATTTGGCTTTGTGGTTCTCCACTTCTTTCTTCATTcactcttccattttatttagAACTGCAAGAAGATATCCAATTCAGATGTTGAGTCAGGTAAAGTGTGAAATGGTATCAATTCTAGTTTCCTTACACATAGAAGTCTTTATTTTAATCCATCAACTTTTGTTAAGGGAATAGCATTAATATTTGGCTTTGAAATTTGTTTTGGAATATCCCAGACCACAAAGGTGTTTGGATTTTtgatcatatatataaataaccacTTTATCGCTGACCTACACTAGCACTTAAACCAGAAGTTTAGAAACCCCTTAATTTCTTAAGGAATAACTTTTTATGCAGAACCTTTGGATTAATTAAATAGAATCCCTTGATAGTTTACAGTTTAAGTTTGGAGGATAAGCAGCATATTTAGCAGAAATGGAAAGATCTGCACCATAagttttggttttcatttaagattatttacaaaaattgcCCACAGTTTTATAAACATAGAGAAATGTTAATTGATAATCAAAAGATTTCTTTCTGTAAAGGCTGGGTGAATCTATAGTCAATAATTTAGTTAACCTTTTAGAGAGTGTATATGACTATATTGCAGTTATTTAGTTGACATATAACAAACTAAGAGGGAAAatgtagaattcattttttatgtGTAGTAGAGCACTGTGATTTAAGGTGCTTATGGAGATAAAAAGCTTAAGACATGATCCCTATGCTTGTGGAGCTTATTGTCTAATAGTGTGATAATGTCACTTAACAAATAATTGTTACAAAACAATACACAATGAATTtataaaagagtgggagccaaaGTGTTATcaatcaacaaacctttattaagcacttactatgtgtcatgtcaggtactgtgctagccACTGGgggtaaaaaagacaaaaatgaaataatcttgaGGTTTTGCTTAAAGAAACAAGATCTTCTTATAAGTAtatgtagaagaaataaaaggaaattaatgattAGGATCAGGAAGGAATGCCTGTAGAAGGTGGTGGTACTTGAGTTGCATATTGAAAGTGTCCCACTATAAGTGTGAAAGCTTAATACTTTTGGGTAGTttgggatcaagaaaggcttccacTAGAAAGCAATGAATGTTTGAATTAGATTTTAATGGATAGGTAAGGAATACCTATTTTGATAACTtaatataataatcatttatGACCAACTTTAAGCTTAGTGGATGCTGAGTTGACCTCATAAATTGAACTATCTAGAATATATATGCAGGcaagtctttatttttaaatgtcttgttTATTACCAGAATGACTTAACACATGAAAACCTACTTTGTTCAAGGATGAGTTGCTAAGGGAGAGACGATAGATTGGGATCTCTTCTCAAGAAAACTGTAGTTTTAGTGGGGGAGATAGGACACATATACATAACTACATAGAAGTTGGAATACAAATGCATAAGGGAAGAACAGTAAGAGACTGTTATATATATTGCTTTCATCCTTTAAACAGGTCTTCTGGAACATGAGCAGAACAGTCAAATGTAAAGCGGTAACTGGGTTTTCATTATCAGCTTCTTACTATATACTGTTTGTGGTATatgatacaaatcaaaataacccaTCATCACAAATAAAgttaattttgtattatttttagggCTACACTTATAGAACTCTGGTATTCCTGTGATGGAACATGCTGTAAATCCAGAATCATCAGTGGCATTTAAATCTGAGTCAAGCTTGGACAATATGGAAAGTAATTCCCAAGGTATTTACTTTTATTAAGTAGAAAGCTATTTACATGTGATTCTCAAAATGTTAGTGAAAAATCTGAAAGCCAACTTTTGAACTCAagtatgaatttaatataaagatTTTCATTTCCATAGATGAAAATTTGTGTTTCTTTATTGGTTGCCTTTTGTACACACATAGTGTTCAGAATGAAATTTGgcaacaaaaaaatatttaaatcatggCTTTGCCATTTATTTCATAGCGCAAAAGCAAATCATTTCTTTGGGcttccttcagttttcttatctataaaataagattcaATTAAATGACCTGTATGATCCTTTCCAGCCCTGTATTTGTTGTGCTCATGCCATATTAATCAGAaatgaatacattttattttgttttattttttttaggctTGGATGATAAAGGTGACCCAAGCAATGATGAGGCTCCAAAAGCAATTAAGCCCACAAGTAAAGAGTTTAGGAAAACGTGGGGTTTTCGAAGAACTACTATTGCTAAACGTGAGGGTGCAGGAGATGCTGAAATAGATTCACTTGATCAGCAAccacagcagcagcaacaaaGCCTCTCCCTTCGTCGAAGTGGGCGGCAGCCCAAGCGAACCGAAAGAGTAGAAGAATTTCTTACAACAgttagaaggagaggaagaaaaaatgttcCTGTTACCCTGGAAGATTCAAGTGAACCAGCCTCCTGTCCagttacagatgtagaaactgctTCTGAAGGGAGTGTGGAAAGCACTCCTGAAACTAAAACTGGTCAGAAGTCTGACTCCAGGAATGTTAAGAGTCAGTCTACTATAGTTGCAAAAGGaacaaaggaggaggaggaggaggaagatgacaCTTCTGATAGTGATAGTGATGGATTGACTTTGAAAGAACTTCAAAATCGTCTTAGAAGAAAACGTGAACAAGAACCCTCTGAATTGACCCTAAAGGGTATACAAAATCGCCTAAGGAAGAAACGTCGTGAAGAGGATCCCACAGAAACTGTTGATGTTGAGGCAGGTAACACTGTGGAAACTGAAGTGCCCAGTAAGCAAGAGCCTGAAACAGTGGATCAAGTACCTATGCCCCAGGAGTCTAAAGAAGAACAGGACATTAAGTTGGAGGGGAAGGTTCCTCAGGGAATCAAAGATGAAGAACCTGAAGAGCTAGTGAAGCGGAAACCTGAATGTGAGGTTTATGACCCTAATGCATTATATTGCATTTGTCGGCAGCCTCATAACAATAGGTAGGTAGTTGGTACACAGAAAATTGTATGTTTTTTGCCTTTAAGTCTGTCTAAGTGATATAAGATTTAGTATTGAGACAAGCTTTATTGATAAATCCTATCAATCATAGAAGTTAttttagttgttttcatttatctccaaattagattttttaattATTCCAGTTCAATAAATTGATGCTCATATTTGTTGCGTTTTTCATTATCTAATGCTTTTTTATGTTTTCAGATTTATGATTTGTTGTGACCGTTGTGAAGAATGGTTTCATGGCGATTGTGTAGGGATTTCTGAAGCTCGTGGGAGGCTTTTGGAAAGGAATGGGGAAGATTACATCTGTCCAAATTGCACTATTCTGCAAGTACAGGATGAGACTGCTTCAGAATCTGATCAGCAGGAAGCTAAGTTTAGGCATGAAAATGCTGATGGCACAGAACTAACAAGTATAGGAACAATAGaacaaaaatccagtgaagaTCAAGGAATCAAAGGTAGAATTGAAAAAGCTGCCAATCCGAGTGGCAAGAAAAAGCTCAAAATATTTCAACCTGTGAGTATTTTgccttcttatttttaaaagctggattttaaagaaatgatatcAGTTTCAGACTTGTTATTGACTAAAACCTTCAATCCTGGAATTATTCTTCCTGAAACATTCTGAAACTATTATTGATAAACAAGTACTTAATGGATATTATTTAAATATggcttatttcttatttaatatttattgttattaaacCTGTAGAAAAATGTGGTGTGTCACTATTGCTGCTCCTTTGATGACCAAACTTTGAGTAATTCTTATGACTTGTAATCTACTTTATCACAGAATTTCTCAGAGATATGAGGACCACATTATAATTCTAGAAACAGACTGAAGTCATCctggtctttaaaaattaaaaccatctggaatataattttatatgtgagcaaaaaaaaaaagtcatatacTCAATATAATTCtgtctgctttttttctttaaagtattttCACATAAGATTTTCTTATTTTGAagccaaagtcacatagcttaAACTATTAAATGTAAAAAACGGGTTTTGTTTGAGTGAACTAACTAAAACTAGGGATTTTATAAGGATAAATGAATTTCTTTAGAaaatgcatttggttttgttttttggctctaattttttgtatttgtaaaaatgagcaCCAAAGAACAGGTATAGGAATGTGAATAATTCAGTTTGACAAGTAATGATAAAGTTAGGAAGTGATAATGATGATATATAATGATATGCTTACTCTAGTGTCTCTAACCTAAAACAGAATAACTCCAACatgatattataaaatattacaacTTCCTTAATAGTTctgattgttttatttaaatatattgtaCATTTCAATCTACAGGTTATTGAGACTCCTGGTGCCTCAAAATGTATTGGTCCTGGTTGTTCCAGTGTGGCTCAACCTGATTCAGTATATTGTAGTAATGATTGTATTCTTAAACATGCTGCAGCCACCATGAAATTTCTGTCTGCTGGCAAAGAACCAAAaccaaaagtaaaagaaaagccGAAACTGAAACCCGAAAAATGCAATCTTCCAAAATCTGGTGTTCAGGTAAGTTGGCTACTGTGGAAAAACAAGTGAagtatggtttttattttgagggaaaagaaaaacatgccTAAATGATATTCACAGATTTTTTTAGCTAATAGTGTGACCTTCCTCTCTACCAAGCTTCTCATCAGAGCTTTCAATAATGGAACAGATATTAACCACATTTTAATAATTCCTTCTCCCATCTGCCTTCTAGTCAAGGGGCTAATTAATGCATTGGAGAAGAAGTAGGCAGTGCAAGGAAGGAGGTAAAAAATAGGCTCTTTAATATAGCTAAATGATCTTCCCTCAGAGAATTGAAAACTATTTACTATCCACAATGGATAGGTAGCAAGTAAATGCCAGAATTGTTGCTAATTTATATAAGGTTGTCCAAATTTCTGTTTGTTTACTAATTATGAAAAGTGAGATAACTATGTGGCTTTAAAATAAGAGGTTTAGAATTATAAGTccttaaaagatatatatatattccaaaaaCACAAATCCTATCTACATCATCTGCATCAAATGGTCACTGTTTTTGAACACCTCCTGTCACCTCTAAGCGCAGCCATTCCAGTTTTGGACAGCTCTCGTTTAAATTTGTTCTTATGTTAATATAAAATTTGCTTTTCTATAACTTGATTCTAGTGCTCCCTTCTAATACCAAGCAGAAAAATCTCAATTCTTTCATATGGTAATCCTGAAGACACTTTAAAAATTCAGTCATTTCTTTTGCAATGGTTTTGAATTCTTCACCATCTTTGATGTCTTCCAGTTAGTGaatgttctttctaaaatgtggcactCAGAGCTGAACATAttaatttcaaatttggtttgGGCTGCAACTTTATCCTTCAGTGCATGATACTTTTATTCATTGCAACCTAACATTAGCttttttgcttattatatcacAATTACATGATGGTTTTACTCCATATGATGGTCCCTTAACATCCCCACTGGGAACAGTATAATAACAAAtgttaattataatataaaattgaaatcAAATCTCATAACTTTTAGCCGTTTTACAAATAGTGATTGAAATTTTACTGATTATACAGGCAGGTATTAAAATTTCTTCTGTCCAGAAGAGGCCAGCTcctgacaaaaaagaaaacattgcaaagaaaACTGTGGTGACGACACCTAGGAATGAAGGACTTGTTAAGGAAACA encodes:
- the DIDO1 gene encoding death-inducer obliterator 1 isoform X2 → MEHAVNPESSVAFKSESSLDNMESNSQGLDDKGDPSNDEAPKAIKPTSKEFRKTWGFRRTTIAKREGAGDAEIDSLDQQPQQQQQSLSLRRSGRQPKRTERVEEFLTTVRRRGRKNVPVTLEDSSEPASCPVTDVETASEGSVESTPETKTGQKSDSRNVKSQSTIVAKGTKEEEEEEDDTSDSDSDGLTLKELQNRLRRKREQEPSELTLKGIQNRLRKKRREEDPTETVDVEAGNTVETEVPSKQEPETVDQVPMPQESKEEQDIKLEGKVPQGIKDEEPEELVKRKPECEVYDPNALYCICRQPHNNRFMICCDRCEEWFHGDCVGISEARGRLLERNGEDYICPNCTILQVQDETASESDQQEAKFRHENADGTELTSIGTIEQKSSEDQGIKGRIEKAANPSGKKKLKIFQPVIETPGASKCIGPGCSSVAQPDSVYCSNDCILKHAAATMKFLSAGKEPKPKVKEKPKLKPEKCNLPKSGVQAGIKISSVQKRPAPDKKENIAKKTVVTTPRNEGLVKETTSESSTPSWASDHNYNAVKPEKTAAISSSLLYKCMYHTGICLINPLRSILNSHPVLACPRFGSLVVFLFCS